The stretch of DNA ttatatacacataatatatattatatatgtatgtctcatataaatatataaaaataattatttctacaaATTTAATCacacttatatatattatatcacatgttctacatatatataatatatattactcatatatatatgcaGAGATACATTATGCATTCGGGTGGCCCTGGCTCCTCCTCAATTTATCACAAAATAGTTGTATGATATGTGTAGTTATCTaaagaaaaagtaaattaaTATTGACTTTATATTTACTGAAAAATACGctttatatatatgaacatcAAGTGTTAGGATTATATACACAATTAGCTTTAACTTTTGacatgtaattaaaaaaaatattggttGACATCAGTTGCAATTTTGCGCACTCATGCTGGAATCTTTCATCTGCTAATGCTGGTGGTGTCGATGAAAGGGAGTTTAGCAGCTGGTTTTGTGACATTCTGATGCACAATCGTAAGTCTGTAGCTATGATTATGTGGCGTATTTGGATGGCTCACAATAATCTATTATGGAGTAATAAATCGACCAAAGTTTCAGAGGTGATTCAGTCGGCTAAGACTAATCTTGACAATTGGCAAAATGCTCAATCAAATGGTTCCATTCCATTACTAAATGTTAATGTTAGTAATGGAAGAGAGCATTGGACGAAACCAATTTTTACTAAGTTCAAGATCAATGTCGACGGGGCCCTCTTTAAAGCTGAGAATCGATTTGGATTTGGCTTCATAGTTAGAGACAAGGATGGTAAGCTTGTCGAAGCGGTCTCAAGCAGTAAAACTGGTGTGGTTTCCCCTGAGATTGTTGAAGTTGTGGGTATGAAAGAGGCTTTGAGTTGGATCAAGACGAAGCACCTAACTGAAGTGGAAATTGAAACCGATTCTTTAGTAGCTGTTCAGGCTATTAATGGCTCAGTTCAAATGCCATCTCAGTTTGGGTTACTTGTTCAAGATTGTCGTTTGCTTCTTTCTGAATTACAAAATgtctttatttcttttattaaacGATATGCTAATAGGGTTGCTCATTGCATTGCAAGACAGTCTTGTTTTATGTCAAATTGTATGTTTGATGAGTTTTCTGCTCCATCAGATTTGCTTTCTATTGTAAGGGATGATAGCTTTTCAAGATGAATAAATTTTTAccccttttcaaaaaaaaattggttgaaatataattataaatactgAATAGTTGTCATCATTTAATGAgttatgtaattaaatattgaaattCACTAAATCAAAATGGATCAGTACataatattttcttcttcttttttatgaaaattataaTAGTTGTTCTGtaatttctattttctctaCAATAACTACAaaatctttttgaattaatggTTCATACACtttgtaataaaatatatatttttcttttcataataataataataataataataataataataataataataataataatagatgtGTTTGAGTAATAATATACCTCTCATTCATAAAAAGAATAACAATAATAGATGATGCCTTTTGACTAATATTTTTAGAGGTTGAGTTTTGACTAACTAATTGctgtgaaaaaatatatttaaaaaatttaggacaaatttaattataaatattttttttttgaaattaaactctTATTAACAACAACCAAGAGTTTAATACATATcaataagaaaagaagaataatcTTCAATCTAAGCTAATTCACCATCTACCCTAAGTGCATGCACAACTAATTCATGAGAAACGAACATGAACTAGGGATGCCTTAGGAAAATTGGAAAGCAAACTagtaaaaaacacaaaaaacctagctcattttttttaaaaaaaaagagcgTTATTGAATAACAGaaaccaaaattaaataaatacactcaatataacaaagagaaagaACAATGTGTAAAACCAATCCAACACTATCATTAAGATTGAAGCTTCAGCTTGAATGACTTAAGAAGTAACCAATGAGTTCAGATCTTCTGCAATATGTGAACTTTTCGTGTGTTAAATTTAGTCTATAAGTAAATTCCTTAcctcaattataaataatttttgtaacttgaaatatatgtaaaaatattttatttaaaatataaatttttaataattggCCCCTTAAGATTGAATCCTCCCTCCACTTTTGTATACATGCTATATATTAAATCCCTCCACTTTTGTATGCatgctatatattatatatc from Cannabis sativa cultivar Pink pepper isolate KNU-18-1 chromosome 2, ASM2916894v1, whole genome shotgun sequence encodes:
- the LOC115719983 gene encoding uncharacterized protein LOC115719983 — protein: MARSSCNFAHSCWNLSSANAGGVDEREFSSWFCDILMHNRKSVAMIMWRIWMAHNNLLWSNKSTKVSEVIQSAKTNLDNWQNAQSNGSIPLLNVNVSNGREHWTKPIFTKFKINVDGALFKAENRFGFGFIVRDKDGKLVEAVSSSKTGVVSPEIVEVVGMKEALSWIKTKHLTEVEIETDSLVAVQAINGSVQMPSQFGLLVQDCRLLLSELQNVFISFIKRYANRVAHCIARQSCFMSNCMFDEFSAPSDLLSIVRDDSFSR